In Helianthus annuus cultivar XRQ/B chromosome 3, HanXRQr2.0-SUNRISE, whole genome shotgun sequence, a single window of DNA contains:
- the LOC110929112 gene encoding uncharacterized protein LOC110929112 isoform X1 → MGDFNDVRVESERMNSEFVAANAEAFNQFILSAGLLEYNMGGGKFTYISDRGDKLSKLDRFLVCLGFMERWPTASLLALDREASDHRPLILSTVQSDFGHIPFRFFNSWFEFPGFIDHVLHLCGVFSFSGPEDLSLSIKLRWLKNNIKAWLKAEKHRSEGLYDGKKSRVAVLDSLAEERPLGLDELSERAECRIFVEDFDRLRQMDIRQKSRARWALEGDENSAFFHHIINSNISNNRVNGLLVGGVWVTNPMAIKECFFDFFRKQFAEPMEARPGIVCPNLATITESEAELLIAPFSNSEIKDAIWECDGDRAPGPDGFNFKFIKRCWVGLQDDFTRLFNRFHNEGSLNSCCSSSFIALIPKVKDPTTPSDFRPISLIGVINKVISKVLVNRLKGVIGKLISEEQSAFLAGRSIMDGPLILNEVMGWLKKSKKKGMFFKVDISKAYDSVSWVFLDSIMSQMNFPRRWRSWIMATLHSARASVLVNGSPSMEFQCTRGLRQGDPLSPFLFVIAMEALTGIMKEAVTVGLFNGIQCTNEGPCLSHFSYADDVMFLGGYLNVINLRRILCCFYLTSGLKVNLAKCSVYGIGVSDQEVQSMAGLLNCKPGVFPFKHLGLLVGANMNLVRNWKSVVEIFRNRLSIWKAKHLSYGGRITLLKSVLNSLPTYYFSLFKAPVQVLESLERIRRVFFWGGSEEKAKMNWVAWEKTIGPIEYGGLGFGSLKDANLAMLAKWWWRFKTEKTGLWRKVIWAIHHNSRSWSAIPAKVSIAGPWKQIVSIHDALLKVGIDLKKAISISVANGSCTSFWLDSWVGGFPLYTVFPRLFCLECSKLCSVADRLGGGSNGQQFNWNWARPNLSSDEQQDIRVLTTLLDAFVLSTDSDTVMWQYDGSGLFTVSSIKKIISSFNRSRPNRVFVWNNWVPKKVGIVAWRADMERLPTRSALAVRNINVPDSTCAFCGEYEESSNHIFLSCHFAQTIWQNVALWCKIPSIVAFDIKDLLELHAYSPGSRKKRKAIHAIVLVVIWCIWRMRNEIVFNHLQPEFIKVLEEAKSLSYLWIKNRSKVASITWEDWNSRHVHIEKKT, encoded by the coding sequence ATGGGAGACTTCAATGATGTGCGAGTCGAGTCTGAGCGAATGAATTCGGAGTTTGTCGCAGCTAACGCTGAGGCGTTTAATCAATTCATCCTTTCGGCCGGCCTTCTTGAATACAATATGGGTGGTGGAAAGTTCACATATATTTCGGATAGGGGTGACAAGCTGAGTAAATTAGACCGATTCTTGGTTTGCCTCGGCTTCATGGAGAGGTGGCCGACGGCTTCTCTATTGGCTTTGGATAGGGAAGCTTCTGATCATCGACCTCTTATTTTGTCCACCGTGCAATCGGACTTTGGCCACATCCCGTTCAGATTCTTCAATTCATGGTTCGAGTTCCCTGGCTTTATTGATCATGTCCTACATTTGTGTGGCGTGTTTTCTTTTTCAGGTCCTGAAGATTTGTCTTTGTCGATAAAACTAAGATGGCTGAAAAATAATATTAAGGCATGGTTAAAAGCGGAGAAGCATCGGTCGGAGGGATTATACGATGGTAAAAAGAGCCGAGTGGCGGTTCTTGATAGTCTGGCAGAGGAACGGCCGTTGGGGTTAGATGAACTATCAGAGAGGGCTGAATGCAGGATTTTTGTGGAGGATTTCGATAGGTTAAGGCAAATGGATATACGACAAAAATCACGTGCAAGATGGGCATTAGAGGGGGATGAAAATTCAGCCTTTTTTCACCATATTATTAACTCAAATATTAGTAATAATCGGGTGAACGGTCTATTGGTTGGTGGGGTGTGGGTGACGAATCCGATGGCCATAAAAGAATGTTTTTTCGATTTTTTCCGTAAACAATTTGCTGAGCCAATGGAAGCGAGACCCGGTATTGTGTGTCCTAATTTGGCAACCATTACTGAGTCTGAAGCCGAGCTCCTTATAGCCCCCTTCTCTAATAGTGAGATAAAGGATGCCATATGGGAATGTGATGGCGACCGGGCACCCGGACCGGATGGATTTAACTTTAAATTTATCAAGAGATGCTGGGTAGGATTACAGGACGACTTCACTCGGCTATTCAATAGATTCCACAATGAGGGGTCGTTAAATAGCTGTTGCTCTTCATCGTTCATTGCATTGATTCCGAAGGTAAAAGACCCGACGACGCCTTCGGATTTTCGCCCTATTAGCTTGATTGGAGTCATAAATAAAGTAATTTCAAAAGTATTGGTGAACCGTCTGAAGGGCGTTATCGGGAAGCTTATTTCGGAAGAGCAGTCGGCTTTTTTGGCAGGGAGGAGCATTATGGATGGTCCTCTTATTTTAAATGAAGTTATGGGGTggcttaaaaaatcaaaaaagaaaGGTATGTTCTTTAAGGTGGACATTAGTAAAGCCTATGACTCGGTCAGTTGGGTCTTCCTTGACTCAATCATGTCTCAAATGAATTTTCCAAGGCGTTGGAGGAGTTGGATTATGGCAACACTTCACTCGGCTAGAGCTTCGGTTTTAGTGAATGGCTCGCCATCCATGGAATTCCAGTGTACTCGTGGTCTTCGGCAAGGTGATCCGCTATCACCGTTCCTGTTCGTGATCGCTATGGAAGCCTTAACGGGGATAATGAAAGAGGCCGTCACCGTTGGATTATTTAATGGTATTCAATGTACAAACGAGGGCCCGTGCCTTTCGCATTTCTCTTATGCGGATGACGTGATGTTTCTTGGGGGTTATCTGAATGTCataaatcttcgtagaatcttatgTTGCTTCTATTTGACATCCGGGTTGAAGGTTAATCTAGCCAAGTGTAGTGTGTATGGCATTGGTGTGAGTGATCAAGAGGTTCAAAGCATGGCGGGTCTCCTAAATTGCAAACCGGGTGTTTTTCCATTTAAACACCTTGGATTGCTAGTTGGAGCCAATATGAATCTAGTTCGCAATTGGAAATCGGTGGTGGAAATTTTTAGGAATCGCCTATCAATTTGGAAGGCTAAACACCTCTCATATGGTGGAAGAATCACGCTTCTCAAGTCGGTATTAAACTCTTTACCCACATACTATTTTTCATTGTTTAAAGCTCCGGTGCAAGTATTAGAGTCTCTTGAAAGAATTCGAAGGGTTTTCTTTTGGGGCGGGTCGGAAGAAAAGGCGAAGATGAATTGGGTGGCTTGGGAGAAGACCATCGGGCCAATCGAATACGGTGGACTCGGTTTTGGATCTCTTAAGGATGCTAATTTAGCAATGCTTGCTAAGTGGTGGTGGCGTTTTAAGACGGAAAAAACCGGGTTATGGCGGAAGGTAATATGGGCTATTCATCACAACTCTAGGTCATGGTCGGCAATCCCGGCAAAAGTCTCAATAGCAGGTCCTTGGAAGCAAATTGTGAGTATTCATGATGCGCTACTCAAAGTTGGTATCGATTTGAAGAAAGCTATATCAATTTCGGTAGCAAACGGGTCGTGCACCTCCTTTTGGCTAGATAGTTGGGTTGGAGGGTTTCCATTATACACGGTATTCCCTAGGCTTTTCTGTCTTGAATGCTCAAAACTTTGTTCGGTGGCTGATCGTTTGGGGGGAGGCAGCAACGGGCAACAGTTTAACTGGAACTGGGCCAGGCCCAACCTGTCCAGTGATGAGCAGCAAGACATCCGAGTCCTCACGACCCTGTTGGATGCTTTTGTTTTGTCTACTGATTCGGACACAGTTATGTGGCAATATGATGGGTCAGGATTGTTTACAGTTTCGAGCATAAAAAAGATCATCAGTTCATTTAATAGATCGCGGCCGAATCGGGTTTTTGTTTGGAATAATTGGGTTCCGAAGAAAGTGGGGATTGTTGCTTGGAGGGCGGACATGGAAAGGTTACCTACCAGGTCTGCGTTGGCGGTACGAAATATAAATGTTCCAGATTCAACATGTGCTTTTTGTGGCGAATATGAGGAATCAAGTAACCATATCTTTTTATCATGCCATTTTGCCCAAACAATTTGGCAGAATGTCGCATTATGGTGTAAAATCCCATCTATTGTGGCATTTGACATCAAAGATTTATTAGAGCTACATGCTTACAGCCCGGGGTCA
- the LOC110929112 gene encoding uncharacterized protein LOC110929112 isoform X2 — translation MGDFNDVRVESERMNSEFVAANAEAFNQFILSAGLLEYNMGGGKFTYISDRGDKLSKLDRFLVCLGFMERWPTASLLALDREASDHRPLILSTVQSDFGHIPFRFFNSWFEFPGFIDHVLHLCGVFSFSGPEDLSLSIKLRWLKNNIKAWLKAEKHRSEGLYDGKKSRVAVLDSLAEERPLGLDELSERAECRIFVEDFDRLRQMDIRQKSRARWALEGDENSAFFHHIINSNISNNRVNGLLVGGVWVTNPMAIKECFFDFFRKQFAEPMEARPGIVCPNLATITESEAELLIAPFSNSEIKDAIWECDGDRAPGPDGFNFKFIKRCWVGLQDDFTRLFNRFHNEGSLNSCCSSSFIALIPKVKDPTTPSDFRPISLIGVINKVISKVLVNRLKGVIGKLISEEQSAFLAGRSIMDGPLILNEVMGWLKKSKKKGMFFKVDISKAYDSVSWVFLDSIMSQMNFPRRWRSWIMATLHSARASVLVNGSPSMEFQCTRGLRQGDPLSPFLFVIAMEALTGIMKEAVTVGLFNGIQCTNEGPCLSHFSYADDVMFLGGYLNVINLRRILCCFYLTSGLKVNLAKCSVYGIGVSDQEVQSMAGLLNCKPGVFPFKHLGLLVGANMNLVRNWKSVVEIFRNRLSIWKAKHLSYGGRITLLKSVLNSLPTYYFSLFKAPVQVLESLERIRRVFFWGGSEEKAKMNWVAWEKTIGPIEYGGLGFGSLKDANLAMLAKWWWRFKTEKTGLWRKVIWAIHHNSRSWSAIPAKVSIAGPWKQIVSIHDALLKVGIDLKKAISISVANGSCTSFWLDSWVGGFPLYTVFPRLFCLECSKLCSVADRLGGGSNGQQFNWNWARPNLSSDEQQDIRVLTTLLDAFVLSTDSDTVMWQYDGSGLFTVSSIKKIISSFNRSRPNRVFVWNNWVPKKVGIVAWRADMERLPTRSALAVRNINVPDSTCAFCGEYEESSNHIFLSCHFAQTIWQNVALWCKIPSIVAFDIKDLLELHAYSPGSRKKRKAIHAIVLVVIWCIWRMRNEIVFNHLQPEFIKVLEEAKSLSYLWIKNRSKVASITWEDWNRHVHIEKKT, via the coding sequence ATGGGAGACTTCAATGATGTGCGAGTCGAGTCTGAGCGAATGAATTCGGAGTTTGTCGCAGCTAACGCTGAGGCGTTTAATCAATTCATCCTTTCGGCCGGCCTTCTTGAATACAATATGGGTGGTGGAAAGTTCACATATATTTCGGATAGGGGTGACAAGCTGAGTAAATTAGACCGATTCTTGGTTTGCCTCGGCTTCATGGAGAGGTGGCCGACGGCTTCTCTATTGGCTTTGGATAGGGAAGCTTCTGATCATCGACCTCTTATTTTGTCCACCGTGCAATCGGACTTTGGCCACATCCCGTTCAGATTCTTCAATTCATGGTTCGAGTTCCCTGGCTTTATTGATCATGTCCTACATTTGTGTGGCGTGTTTTCTTTTTCAGGTCCTGAAGATTTGTCTTTGTCGATAAAACTAAGATGGCTGAAAAATAATATTAAGGCATGGTTAAAAGCGGAGAAGCATCGGTCGGAGGGATTATACGATGGTAAAAAGAGCCGAGTGGCGGTTCTTGATAGTCTGGCAGAGGAACGGCCGTTGGGGTTAGATGAACTATCAGAGAGGGCTGAATGCAGGATTTTTGTGGAGGATTTCGATAGGTTAAGGCAAATGGATATACGACAAAAATCACGTGCAAGATGGGCATTAGAGGGGGATGAAAATTCAGCCTTTTTTCACCATATTATTAACTCAAATATTAGTAATAATCGGGTGAACGGTCTATTGGTTGGTGGGGTGTGGGTGACGAATCCGATGGCCATAAAAGAATGTTTTTTCGATTTTTTCCGTAAACAATTTGCTGAGCCAATGGAAGCGAGACCCGGTATTGTGTGTCCTAATTTGGCAACCATTACTGAGTCTGAAGCCGAGCTCCTTATAGCCCCCTTCTCTAATAGTGAGATAAAGGATGCCATATGGGAATGTGATGGCGACCGGGCACCCGGACCGGATGGATTTAACTTTAAATTTATCAAGAGATGCTGGGTAGGATTACAGGACGACTTCACTCGGCTATTCAATAGATTCCACAATGAGGGGTCGTTAAATAGCTGTTGCTCTTCATCGTTCATTGCATTGATTCCGAAGGTAAAAGACCCGACGACGCCTTCGGATTTTCGCCCTATTAGCTTGATTGGAGTCATAAATAAAGTAATTTCAAAAGTATTGGTGAACCGTCTGAAGGGCGTTATCGGGAAGCTTATTTCGGAAGAGCAGTCGGCTTTTTTGGCAGGGAGGAGCATTATGGATGGTCCTCTTATTTTAAATGAAGTTATGGGGTggcttaaaaaatcaaaaaagaaaGGTATGTTCTTTAAGGTGGACATTAGTAAAGCCTATGACTCGGTCAGTTGGGTCTTCCTTGACTCAATCATGTCTCAAATGAATTTTCCAAGGCGTTGGAGGAGTTGGATTATGGCAACACTTCACTCGGCTAGAGCTTCGGTTTTAGTGAATGGCTCGCCATCCATGGAATTCCAGTGTACTCGTGGTCTTCGGCAAGGTGATCCGCTATCACCGTTCCTGTTCGTGATCGCTATGGAAGCCTTAACGGGGATAATGAAAGAGGCCGTCACCGTTGGATTATTTAATGGTATTCAATGTACAAACGAGGGCCCGTGCCTTTCGCATTTCTCTTATGCGGATGACGTGATGTTTCTTGGGGGTTATCTGAATGTCataaatcttcgtagaatcttatgTTGCTTCTATTTGACATCCGGGTTGAAGGTTAATCTAGCCAAGTGTAGTGTGTATGGCATTGGTGTGAGTGATCAAGAGGTTCAAAGCATGGCGGGTCTCCTAAATTGCAAACCGGGTGTTTTTCCATTTAAACACCTTGGATTGCTAGTTGGAGCCAATATGAATCTAGTTCGCAATTGGAAATCGGTGGTGGAAATTTTTAGGAATCGCCTATCAATTTGGAAGGCTAAACACCTCTCATATGGTGGAAGAATCACGCTTCTCAAGTCGGTATTAAACTCTTTACCCACATACTATTTTTCATTGTTTAAAGCTCCGGTGCAAGTATTAGAGTCTCTTGAAAGAATTCGAAGGGTTTTCTTTTGGGGCGGGTCGGAAGAAAAGGCGAAGATGAATTGGGTGGCTTGGGAGAAGACCATCGGGCCAATCGAATACGGTGGACTCGGTTTTGGATCTCTTAAGGATGCTAATTTAGCAATGCTTGCTAAGTGGTGGTGGCGTTTTAAGACGGAAAAAACCGGGTTATGGCGGAAGGTAATATGGGCTATTCATCACAACTCTAGGTCATGGTCGGCAATCCCGGCAAAAGTCTCAATAGCAGGTCCTTGGAAGCAAATTGTGAGTATTCATGATGCGCTACTCAAAGTTGGTATCGATTTGAAGAAAGCTATATCAATTTCGGTAGCAAACGGGTCGTGCACCTCCTTTTGGCTAGATAGTTGGGTTGGAGGGTTTCCATTATACACGGTATTCCCTAGGCTTTTCTGTCTTGAATGCTCAAAACTTTGTTCGGTGGCTGATCGTTTGGGGGGAGGCAGCAACGGGCAACAGTTTAACTGGAACTGGGCCAGGCCCAACCTGTCCAGTGATGAGCAGCAAGACATCCGAGTCCTCACGACCCTGTTGGATGCTTTTGTTTTGTCTACTGATTCGGACACAGTTATGTGGCAATATGATGGGTCAGGATTGTTTACAGTTTCGAGCATAAAAAAGATCATCAGTTCATTTAATAGATCGCGGCCGAATCGGGTTTTTGTTTGGAATAATTGGGTTCCGAAGAAAGTGGGGATTGTTGCTTGGAGGGCGGACATGGAAAGGTTACCTACCAGGTCTGCGTTGGCGGTACGAAATATAAATGTTCCAGATTCAACATGTGCTTTTTGTGGCGAATATGAGGAATCAAGTAACCATATCTTTTTATCATGCCATTTTGCCCAAACAATTTGGCAGAATGTCGCATTATGGTGTAAAATCCCATCTATTGTGGCATTTGACATCAAAGATTTATTAGAGCTACATGCTTACAGCCCGGGGTCA